From Paenibacillus graminis, a single genomic window includes:
- a CDS encoding carbohydrate ABC transporter permease: protein MYMFISPWLVGFLVFALYPILSSLYYSFTDYDIIHPPRFIGLANYTEMFHNELFWKSVTVTLRYTLVSVPIQLLLGLGFALLLHQTIPLRGFFRTAMYFPSMVSGVAMSLLWYWIFNPQIGLFNYMLSWFGIHGPAWLMNPDTALYALIIMSLWTAGSGMILFLAGLQGVPASLIEAANLDGAGRFRIFLNITLPMISPVLLFQLIMGLIDSFQVFTQAFVMTQGGPNYSTWFYVYNLYTSAFKEYRAGYSSALAWVLLIVVMIFTAIIMKLSNRYVHYEGGGRR, encoded by the coding sequence CGATTATGACATCATTCACCCGCCAAGATTCATTGGACTCGCCAATTACACGGAGATGTTCCACAATGAGCTGTTCTGGAAATCGGTCACGGTTACCCTGAGGTACACCCTCGTCAGTGTGCCGATACAGCTGCTGCTGGGTCTTGGCTTCGCCCTGCTGCTGCACCAGACGATCCCGCTGCGCGGATTTTTCCGCACGGCGATGTATTTTCCGAGCATGGTGTCCGGGGTAGCCATGTCGCTCCTCTGGTACTGGATCTTCAACCCGCAGATCGGCCTCTTCAACTACATGCTCTCCTGGTTCGGCATCCATGGCCCGGCCTGGCTGATGAACCCGGACACAGCATTGTATGCCTTGATTATCATGTCCCTTTGGACTGCTGGTTCTGGCATGATCCTCTTCCTGGCCGGGCTGCAGGGTGTGCCAGCCAGCCTCATCGAAGCCGCCAATCTTGACGGAGCCGGGCGGTTCAGAATTTTCCTGAATATCACCCTGCCGATGATCTCACCGGTGCTGCTGTTCCAGCTCATTATGGGCCTGATTGATTCATTCCAGGTTTTCACCCAGGCGTTCGTCATGACCCAAGGCGGTCCGAACTACTCTACCTGGTTCTATGTCTACAATCTTTACACCAGCGCCTTCAAGGAATACCGGGCCGGCTACTCTTCTGCCCTGGCGTGGGTGCTGCTGATCGTCGTCATGATATTCACGGCGATTATTATGAAGCTGTCGAACCGTTATGTGCACTATGAAGGAGGCGGACGCCGATGA